One region of Vallicoccus soli genomic DNA includes:
- a CDS encoding chemotaxis protein CheW yields the protein MSTQQFATFRLGEYLLGLEVERVQEVLRHQRITPVPQADVAVAGLINLRGQVVTALDMRQRMALPPRPGGEEPMNVVVRVDDEVLSLLVDSIGDVIDVDQEDFEVPPDTLSGPGRDLLRGAYKLDGALLLALDVDRAVEAA from the coding sequence ATGAGCACCCAGCAGTTCGCCACCTTCCGGCTCGGCGAGTACCTCCTCGGCCTCGAGGTGGAGCGCGTGCAGGAGGTGCTGCGCCACCAGCGCATCACCCCGGTGCCGCAGGCCGACGTGGCCGTGGCCGGCCTCATCAACCTGCGCGGACAGGTCGTCACCGCGCTCGACATGCGCCAGCGGATGGCGCTGCCGCCCCGGCCGGGCGGCGAGGAGCCGATGAACGTCGTGGTCCGCGTCGACGACGAGGTGCTCAGCCTGCTGGTCGACAGCATCGGCGACGTCATCGACGTCGACCAGGAGGACTTCGAGGTCCCGCCGGACACCCTCAGCGGGCCCGGCCGCGACCTGCTGCGGGGCGCGTACAAGCTCGACGGCGCGCTCCTGCTGGCCCTCGACGTCGACCGCGCGGTCGAGGCCGCCTGA